One segment of Gordonia terrae DNA contains the following:
- a CDS encoding sensor histidine kinase — translation MMGKSSNPASRPRTRDLLRDRVTRAITGHSAGDGSDEKEMRAPMPLMRAVSLRTRVTILSATVVLVSVSLMAAAAYFVVYRAMYNDVDQQLESRADGMAALARAGVLRTQPEQLVAGTVFSTNISIALVTPGGETYLIGQVPFDDVERGIVRSPSVPGSTQQSLRTTRNQRVLTRKLDDGNTLVLAQSLIQTDRVLKRLAWVLFVVGCGGVALAALAGTTVARAGLRPVARLNRAVERVARTNDLTPIPVTGNDELAKLTASFNAMLRALDESRDRQARLVADAGHELRTPLTSLRTNLELLIAASRPGARAVPEDDMIDLRADVVAQIEELSTLVGDLVDLAREDAPEVVYEEVDVAEIVEQALERVRRRRNDVEFEVDLSPWFVFGEAHGLSRAVLNVLDNAAKWSPPGRTVSVGLTQVGMSSAQLTVADAGPGIPEEDRGLVFERFYRSTQSRSMPGSGLGLAIVRQVVERHGGTVVADTSPLGGALIRMTLPGRATAAEPSPQVIRQ, via the coding sequence GTGATGGGGAAGTCGTCGAACCCCGCGTCACGTCCGAGGACGCGGGATCTCCTCCGCGACCGGGTCACCCGGGCGATCACGGGGCACAGCGCCGGTGACGGATCCGACGAGAAGGAGATGCGCGCGCCGATGCCGCTGATGCGCGCGGTGTCACTGCGGACCCGGGTGACGATCCTGTCGGCGACCGTCGTCCTGGTCTCGGTGAGCCTGATGGCGGCCGCCGCGTACTTCGTCGTCTACCGCGCGATGTACAACGACGTCGACCAGCAGCTCGAGAGTCGCGCCGACGGGATGGCCGCGCTCGCCCGAGCGGGGGTGCTGCGCACGCAGCCCGAACAACTGGTGGCGGGCACGGTGTTCTCCACCAACATCTCGATCGCGCTGGTGACGCCCGGCGGTGAGACGTATCTGATCGGCCAGGTGCCCTTCGACGACGTCGAGCGTGGCATCGTCCGATCGCCGTCGGTGCCCGGCTCGACGCAGCAGAGCCTGCGCACCACGCGAAACCAGCGAGTCCTGACGCGCAAACTCGACGACGGCAACACCCTCGTGCTCGCGCAGAGCCTGATCCAGACCGACCGGGTACTCAAACGTCTGGCCTGGGTGCTGTTCGTGGTCGGCTGCGGCGGCGTCGCGCTGGCCGCCCTGGCCGGGACGACGGTGGCGCGCGCCGGACTCCGGCCGGTGGCCCGGCTCAACCGGGCTGTGGAGCGCGTCGCCCGAACCAACGACCTCACACCCATCCCGGTCACGGGCAACGACGAATTGGCCAAGCTCACCGCGAGTTTCAATGCGATGCTGCGCGCCCTCGACGAATCACGGGACCGGCAGGCGCGTCTCGTCGCCGACGCCGGCCACGAACTGCGAACCCCCCTGACCTCCTTGCGGACCAACCTGGAGCTGTTGATCGCGGCGAGCCGACCGGGCGCCCGAGCCGTACCCGAGGACGACATGATCGACCTGCGGGCCGACGTGGTGGCGCAGATCGAGGAGTTGTCCACGCTGGTGGGCGATCTCGTCGATCTCGCACGCGAGGACGCCCCCGAGGTGGTGTACGAGGAGGTCGACGTCGCCGAGATCGTCGAACAGGCCCTCGAGCGAGTTCGACGGCGCCGCAACGACGTCGAATTCGAGGTCGATCTCTCGCCGTGGTTCGTCTTCGGCGAGGCGCACGGCCTCTCGCGCGCAGTGCTCAACGTTCTCGACAACGCGGCCAAGTGGAGCCCGCCGGGTCGGACGGTGAGTGTCGGTCTCACCCAGGTCGGGATGTCGAGTGCGCAGCTCACCGTCGCCGACGCCGGCCCCGGAATCCCCGAGGAGGACCGCGGTCTCGTGTTCGAGCGGTTCTATCGGTCCACCCAGTCGCGGTCGATGCCGGGATCGGGCCTGGGACTGGCGATCGTGCGTCAGGTGGTCGAACGACACGGCGGCACCGTCGTCGCCGACACGTCGCCGCTGGGGGGAGCGCTGATCCGGATGACCCTGCCGGGCCGGGCAACTGCCGCGGAACCATCCCCGCAGGTGATTCGTCAGTAG
- a CDS encoding response regulator transcription factor, which produces MRILVVDDDRAVRESLRRSLTFNGYSVETAGDGIEALEKILADRPDVVILDVMMPRLDGLEVCRRLRSAGDDLPILVLTARDSVSERVSGLDAGADDYLPKPFALEELLARLRALLRRASPDDDADSETLTFADLSLDPVTRDVTRGERPISLTRTEFALLEMLMANPRRVLSRSRILEEVWGYDFPTSGNALEVYVGYLRRKTEADGEPRLIHTVRGVGYVLRETPP; this is translated from the coding sequence ATGCGCATCCTCGTGGTCGATGACGATCGGGCCGTCCGGGAGTCGTTGCGACGGTCGCTCACCTTCAACGGCTACAGCGTCGAGACCGCCGGTGACGGCATCGAGGCACTCGAGAAGATCCTGGCCGACCGGCCCGACGTGGTCATCCTCGATGTCATGATGCCCCGTCTCGACGGTCTCGAGGTGTGTCGCCGACTCCGTTCCGCCGGTGACGACCTCCCCATCCTGGTCCTGACCGCCCGTGACTCGGTGTCCGAGCGGGTGTCGGGCCTCGACGCCGGAGCCGATGACTACCTGCCGAAACCGTTCGCGCTCGAAGAACTCCTCGCCCGGTTGCGGGCGTTGCTGCGTCGTGCGTCACCCGACGACGACGCGGACTCGGAAACCCTCACCTTCGCCGATCTCTCGCTCGACCCCGTCACCCGCGACGTCACCCGCGGCGAGCGTCCGATCAGCCTGACCCGCACCGAGTTCGCCCTGCTCGAGATGCTGATGGCCAACCCGCGCCGGGTGTTGTCGCGCAGCCGCATCCTCGAAGAGGTGTGGGGATACGACTTCCCGACGTCGGGCAACGCCCTCGAGGTCTATGTCGGGTATCTGCGGCGCAAGACCGAGGCTGACGGTGAGCCACGACTGATCCACACCGTGCGCGGCGTCGGATATGTACTCCGGGAGACGCCGCCCTAG
- a CDS encoding trypsin-like peptidase domain-containing protein, which produces MTTGGSHGDGSYGGGQHGDGQPGGDQHGGGQPGGGRPAGAHHAAPGNEASSPGGSFGPPSGSFPAPGGRPGYPSSNAPTSSYGRPGTSPFPPQGPYGPGPAYGQSGPAPYGAQLGSQPGMPGQGADGSSAAPTKKKGGGGRLVALGVGALVLALVAGGAGGVAGYNLADSDGGSSTSSGPLGGDPGNGNTAPVAAPAGSVQEVAARVTPSVVSIEVASGGAMGSGSGVVLSDDGVIMTNNHVVSAGGDGPASRVAVNFADGSRSQARVLGADPISDIAVIKVDRDDLTPITVGNSNNLAVGQDVIAIGSPLGLAGTVTTGIISALNRPVLTSRDPGTNTTSVIDAIQTDAAINPGNSGGALVNARGALIGINTAIATLGGGEEQAGGSIGLGFAIPIDQAIRVARELESTGKATHANIGVSVRPSGASDAPGAVVTAVTPGGPAASAGIPDDAVITKVDDRVISSGDALVAAVRSHAPGDTVSVTYVDNGATKTAQVKLGTLEVG; this is translated from the coding sequence ATGACGACTGGCGGTTCGCACGGTGACGGTTCCTACGGGGGCGGTCAGCACGGGGATGGTCAACCCGGTGGCGATCAGCACGGTGGCGGTCAACCCGGTGGCGGCCGGCCTGCCGGGGCCCACCACGCGGCGCCCGGGAACGAAGCGTCATCGCCGGGTGGTTCGTTCGGCCCGCCGTCCGGGTCCTTCCCCGCACCGGGCGGCCGGCCCGGTTACCCCAGCAGCAATGCGCCGACGTCGTCGTACGGCCGACCCGGCACGAGTCCGTTCCCGCCTCAGGGCCCCTACGGTCCGGGTCCCGCGTACGGACAGTCGGGGCCGGCGCCCTACGGCGCGCAGCTCGGCTCGCAGCCCGGCATGCCGGGCCAGGGCGCGGACGGCTCGTCGGCCGCGCCCACCAAGAAGAAGGGGGGCGGCGGACGCCTCGTCGCCCTGGGAGTGGGTGCCCTCGTGCTCGCGTTGGTCGCGGGCGGTGCGGGCGGTGTCGCCGGATACAACCTGGCCGATTCCGACGGCGGTTCCAGCACCAGCAGCGGCCCGCTGGGCGGCGATCCCGGCAACGGCAACACGGCCCCGGTGGCCGCGCCGGCCGGTTCCGTCCAAGAGGTCGCGGCCCGGGTCACCCCGTCGGTGGTCTCCATCGAGGTCGCCTCCGGCGGGGCGATGGGCTCCGGCTCGGGGGTGGTGCTCAGCGACGACGGCGTCATCATGACGAACAATCACGTCGTCAGTGCCGGCGGCGACGGCCCGGCATCGCGCGTCGCGGTCAACTTCGCCGACGGTTCGCGATCGCAGGCCCGTGTCCTCGGCGCCGACCCCATCTCCGACATCGCGGTCATCAAGGTCGACCGCGACGACCTGACACCGATCACCGTCGGCAACTCGAACAATCTCGCCGTCGGGCAGGACGTGATCGCGATCGGCTCGCCCCTCGGACTCGCGGGGACGGTCACGACCGGGATCATCAGCGCACTCAATCGGCCGGTGCTGACGTCGCGTGACCCCGGAACCAACACCACCTCGGTCATCGACGCCATCCAGACCGACGCCGCGATCAACCCCGGCAACTCCGGCGGCGCACTCGTGAACGCTCGCGGCGCGCTGATCGGGATCAACACCGCCATCGCCACCCTCGGTGGGGGCGAGGAGCAGGCCGGTGGCAGCATCGGACTCGGGTTCGCGATCCCGATCGACCAGGCCATCCGGGTGGCCCGGGAACTCGAATCGACCGGCAAGGCCACCCACGCCAACATCGGGGTGTCGGTACGGCCGAGTGGAGCGTCCGACGCACCGGGTGCCGTGGTCACCGCGGTGACGCCCGGCGGCCCGGCCGCAAGCGCGGGCATCCCCGACGACGCGGTCATCACCAAGGTCGACGACCGCGTCATCTCCTCCGGGGACGCGCTCGTGGCCGCGGTCCGGTCGCACGCCCCGGGCGACACGGTCAGCGTCACCTACGTGGACAACGGTGCGACCAAGACCGCCCAGGTGAAGCTGGGGACGCTCGAGGTCGGCTGA
- a CDS encoding MspA family porin has translation MKKNITRRVVAAAGITGAVAMGLTSLGAGGAAAGPLPGGTITKTLVDGTPVTVQLFDEYVNVQRPISNVPTTREVWLSGKVRVTVGGKAEGGSIKVGYDVGCQVNFGGGDVEVPGVEGGIDYSNPSNVTAGGGLSGDSVGAGFSLGPGEVKRQWLVNETSGDDKSYKNYEVNAYTFAGQKGGVAFSQEQFKVEGCAGYAAARAFVQVTVSTDAVKGVVVLNGKHFSIG, from the coding sequence ATGAAGAAGAACATCACGCGTCGCGTGGTTGCGGCGGCCGGTATCACCGGTGCCGTCGCGATGGGCCTTACCAGCCTGGGCGCCGGCGGCGCCGCCGCCGGCCCGCTGCCGGGTGGCACCATCACCAAGACCCTGGTCGACGGCACCCCCGTCACCGTCCAGCTGTTCGACGAGTACGTCAACGTCCAGCGTCCGATCAGCAACGTCCCCACCACCCGTGAGGTCTGGCTGTCGGGCAAGGTCCGCGTGACCGTCGGCGGCAAGGCCGAGGGCGGCTCGATCAAGGTCGGCTACGACGTCGGTTGCCAGGTCAACTTCGGCGGCGGCGATGTCGAGGTGCCGGGTGTCGAAGGCGGAATCGACTACAGCAATCCGTCGAACGTCACCGCCGGTGGCGGCCTCAGCGGCGACTCGGTCGGTGCCGGCTTCTCGCTCGGCCCGGGCGAGGTCAAGCGTCAGTGGCTCGTCAACGAGACCTCAGGCGACGACAAGTCGTACAAGAACTACGAGGTGAACGCATACACCTTCGCCGGCCAGAAGGGCGGCGTCGCGTTCAGCCAGGAGCAGTTCAAGGTCGAGGGTTGCGCCGGCTACGCCGCGGCCCGTGCCTTCGTGCAGGTCACCGTCAGCACCGACGCCGTCAAGGGTGTCGTGGTGCTGAACGGCAAGCACTTCAGCATCGGCTGA
- a CDS encoding MspA family porin, which yields MSKFSKLGLRRAAGAVAIASAAVVGLAGMGAGEAAAVKLPNGYKNATGIDGESIQTWRTAESAYPIPTVANNPASRGFVISGTYSGKASAGVGGNLAVKYIVGCQVDVSGITLDLGGAISLSATTLSGELGLPLKPGQVAVVDITDKDYSDSGVAAIQLSQLSFNLNQCGGYASARSAVKTIGAKGYSTDDGKVSGEGTLIQSTLYGQPFTIG from the coding sequence ATGAGCAAGTTCAGCAAGCTTGGGCTGCGCCGCGCCGCGGGCGCGGTCGCGATCGCCTCGGCCGCGGTCGTGGGCCTGGCCGGCATGGGTGCCGGTGAAGCTGCGGCAGTGAAGCTGCCGAATGGTTACAAGAACGCGACCGGCATCGACGGCGAGTCGATCCAGACCTGGCGTACCGCCGAGAGCGCGTACCCGATCCCGACCGTCGCGAACAACCCCGCATCGCGCGGATTCGTGATCTCCGGTACCTACTCCGGCAAGGCGTCGGCGGGCGTCGGCGGCAACCTGGCCGTGAAGTACATCGTCGGCTGCCAGGTCGACGTCAGCGGCATCACGCTGGACCTCGGTGGCGCGATCAGCCTCTCCGCCACCACCCTGTCGGGCGAGCTCGGCCTCCCGCTGAAGCCCGGCCAGGTCGCGGTCGTCGACATCACCGACAAGGACTACTCCGATTCCGGTGTGGCCGCCATCCAGCTGTCGCAGCTCTCCTTCAACCTGAACCAGTGCGGTGGCTACGCCTCGGCCCGCTCGGCTGTCAAGACCATCGGCGCCAAGGGTTACAGCACCGACGACGGCAAGGTCAGCGGCGAGGGCACCCTCATCCAGTCCACCCTGTACGGCCAGCCCTTCACCATCGGCTGA
- a CDS encoding alpha/beta hydrolase: MYSSLRRLGLAAVVALSVSLVAPLTGGASAAPRLVDAGSPGRVTDIVVHSDAMNRDVPLTVIKPADESKPRGVLYLLNGAGGGEDRANWLEKTDIVEFTRNKNLYVVIPNAGQYSYYTDWQKPDPVLGVHKWSTFLGKELPTVVDATYNTSGRNAIGGISSSATSVLNLAIEHPDLYEAVGSYSGCPTTSDPFGQEYIRLVVETRGDGDATNMWGPYGGSGWRAHDPVVNAAKLRGQKLYISNAGGLPGQYDNPRYVKDLDTLADQVVVGGVIEGATLGCTVQLLNRLGELNIPATVDLPPTGTHSWLYWQDQLHRSWSFYERALG, from the coding sequence GTGTACAGCAGTCTGCGCAGGCTCGGGTTGGCGGCAGTCGTCGCCCTCAGCGTCTCGCTCGTCGCCCCGCTGACCGGTGGGGCGAGCGCGGCACCACGACTGGTCGACGCCGGTTCACCCGGCCGTGTCACCGACATCGTGGTGCATTCCGACGCGATGAATCGCGATGTCCCGCTCACGGTGATCAAGCCGGCCGACGAGTCGAAGCCGCGCGGGGTGCTCTACCTGCTCAACGGTGCGGGCGGCGGCGAGGACCGCGCCAACTGGCTGGAGAAAACCGACATCGTCGAGTTCACCCGCAACAAGAATCTGTACGTGGTGATCCCGAACGCCGGACAGTACAGCTACTACACCGACTGGCAGAAGCCCGATCCGGTTCTCGGCGTGCACAAGTGGTCGACCTTCCTGGGCAAGGAGCTGCCCACGGTCGTCGACGCCACGTACAACACCTCGGGCCGCAACGCCATCGGTGGGATCTCGTCGTCGGCGACGTCGGTGCTGAACCTCGCCATCGAGCACCCTGACCTTTACGAGGCCGTCGGCTCCTACAGCGGCTGCCCGACGACGTCGGATCCGTTCGGACAGGAGTACATCCGCCTCGTCGTGGAGACACGCGGCGACGGCGACGCCACCAACATGTGGGGCCCCTACGGCGGTTCCGGTTGGCGCGCCCACGATCCGGTGGTCAACGCCGCCAAACTCCGCGGCCAGAAGCTCTACATCAGCAATGCCGGTGGTCTGCCCGGGCAGTACGACAATCCTCGGTACGTGAAGGATCTGGACACCCTCGCCGACCAGGTCGTCGTCGGTGGCGTGATCGAGGGCGCCACCCTCGGATGCACCGTCCAGCTCCTCAACCGTCTCGGTGAGCTGAACATCCCGGCGACCGTGGATCTCCCGCCGACCGGCACCCACTCATGGCTGTACTGGCAGGACCAGCTGCACCGTTCCTGGTCGTTCTACGAACGCGCCCTCGGATAG
- a CDS encoding ABC transporter ATP-binding protein, whose translation MCTATESRAADDGRGVAESAPPVPGRDTGPAALSVPATVRRFAPLLAGLRWQLAIAVFCHLVQVGTTVVTVALFGHIVDEVLVSGDLGALWTPMTIWVGVSVLGAGTSYAGAMLTGNVTETVLLRLRDQLYAHTQRLAPHARSRFGGGDLVSRNTGDVEAVDSLLSSGVVAGVVAAVSVLVYGLAAFVTNWQLALIAAILAPLLWLIARRFGTAVKRASRREREAAGQISSLVAEGIGSTVALQADNQTARHRRRVADQSRRWRDARMSELRADAAFTEAVTVVEVLCMVAVIAFGAWQISRGEAQLGTLIALTGYLGYLYPQIQTLSGLVVEVTSATASAERVAQVLDAPMGAADEHLVHPGPTAPSVAARAPAGSVVADSGPAALSLTGVSFAYPDSRSQVLEDAHLEIRAGETLAITGPSGAGKSTLTYLLLRLYDPDAGTIRLNGTDIRDLDAAGLRAHLSVLHQQPALMRGTIAENIRFGLETATAADISAAAKTAGAAEFISRMSGGFDAEVVERGENLSGGQRQRIALARTVLRNRPVLVLDEPTTGLDDESVGEILRPLAEIASTRTTLLISHDPRVLELADRRVELRDGRFLAAGPMGPRRARRGLSEGAFVERPGTVQLVLPVQP comes from the coding sequence GTGTGCACTGCAACCGAATCGAGAGCGGCCGACGACGGTCGAGGAGTGGCGGAGTCGGCGCCACCGGTGCCGGGTCGTGACACCGGGCCGGCGGCGTTGTCCGTGCCGGCCACCGTCCGTCGGTTCGCTCCGCTGCTCGCCGGTCTGCGGTGGCAACTCGCGATCGCGGTGTTCTGCCACCTCGTGCAGGTGGGCACCACGGTCGTCACCGTCGCCCTGTTCGGCCACATCGTCGACGAGGTGCTCGTGTCCGGGGACCTCGGTGCGCTCTGGACACCGATGACGATCTGGGTCGGGGTGTCGGTGCTCGGCGCGGGGACGTCGTACGCGGGCGCGATGCTCACCGGAAACGTCACCGAGACAGTCCTGCTGCGCCTCCGCGATCAGTTGTATGCGCACACCCAGCGGCTCGCACCGCATGCGCGGAGCCGATTCGGAGGTGGAGACCTGGTGTCGCGCAACACCGGTGACGTCGAGGCGGTCGACAGTCTGTTGTCGTCGGGAGTGGTCGCCGGCGTCGTCGCGGCGGTGAGCGTGCTCGTCTACGGGCTCGCGGCGTTCGTGACGAACTGGCAGCTGGCGCTGATCGCGGCGATCCTCGCGCCGCTGCTCTGGCTGATCGCCCGTCGATTCGGGACCGCGGTGAAACGCGCCTCGCGCCGGGAGCGGGAGGCGGCCGGGCAGATCAGTTCGCTTGTCGCCGAGGGCATCGGCTCCACGGTGGCCTTGCAGGCCGACAATCAGACGGCGCGTCACCGGCGTCGGGTCGCCGACCAGAGCCGGCGGTGGCGGGATGCCCGGATGTCGGAGCTGCGGGCCGACGCCGCCTTCACCGAGGCCGTGACGGTCGTCGAGGTGCTGTGCATGGTCGCCGTCATCGCGTTCGGGGCGTGGCAGATCTCCCGGGGCGAGGCGCAGTTGGGCACACTCATCGCCCTCACCGGCTATCTCGGCTACCTCTATCCGCAGATCCAGACGCTGAGCGGTCTGGTCGTCGAGGTCACGTCCGCGACCGCGAGTGCCGAACGGGTGGCCCAGGTCCTCGATGCGCCGATGGGGGCTGCCGACGAGCACCTCGTCCATCCCGGCCCCACCGCACCGAGTGTCGCCGCCCGGGCCCCTGCCGGCTCCGTGGTCGCGGACTCCGGCCCCGCGGCCTTGTCACTGACCGGCGTGTCGTTCGCGTACCCGGACAGCAGGTCTCAGGTTCTCGAGGACGCCCACCTGGAGATCCGCGCGGGTGAGACGCTGGCGATCACGGGTCCGAGCGGCGCGGGCAAGAGCACCCTGACCTATCTGCTGTTGCGCCTGTATGACCCCGATGCGGGCACGATCCGGTTGAACGGCACCGACATTCGCGACCTCGACGCGGCCGGGTTACGGGCGCACCTGTCGGTGCTGCACCAGCAACCGGCCCTGATGCGCGGCACGATCGCCGAGAACATCCGCTTCGGTCTCGAGACCGCCACAGCGGCCGACATCAGCGCGGCCGCGAAGACCGCGGGTGCAGCCGAGTTCATCTCGAGAATGAGTGGCGGCTTCGACGCCGAGGTCGTCGAGCGAGGGGAGAACCTGTCCGGCGGTCAGCGACAGCGAATCGCGCTGGCGCGCACGGTCCTGCGGAACCGGCCGGTGCTCGTCCTCGACGAACCGACCACCGGTCTCGACGACGAGAGCGTCGGCGAGATCCTCCGGCCACTCGCGGAGATCGCGTCCACCCGGACCACGCTTCTCATCAGCCATGACCCGCGCGTTCTCGAGCTCGCCGACCGGCGAGTCGAGTTGCGCGACGGACGTTTCCTCGCTGCCGGACCGATGGGGCCGCGGCGAGCGAGGCGGGGGCTATCCGAGGGCGCGTTCGTAGAACGACCAGGAACGGTGCAGCTGGTCCTGCCAGTACAGCCATGA
- a CDS encoding MogA/MoaB family molybdenum cofactor biosynthesis protein yields MSDAASRKPGNTVVSAENDIDENSLDVRLAGGPGPVDPADVVAADAAAREFVARHEQATHRPQGEEIGRALVVVVDDEAAHGEDQRLLGPLVSELLAEAGFHVDAAVVVSGDEVEIRNALNTAVIGGVDLVVSVGGVGVGARDVTPEATEPLLDRRLRGIEEAVRSSGLAAGATDGGLSRGLVGISGQTLVVNLANSRAAVRDGMATAAPLAKYVIESISEF; encoded by the coding sequence ATGTCCGACGCTGCTTCGCGCAAGCCGGGTAACACCGTCGTCTCCGCCGAGAACGACATCGACGAGAACTCGCTGGACGTCCGCCTCGCGGGCGGGCCGGGACCGGTCGATCCCGCGGACGTGGTCGCCGCCGACGCCGCGGCGCGTGAATTCGTCGCCCGCCACGAACAGGCCACCCATCGTCCCCAGGGCGAGGAGATCGGCCGCGCGCTGGTCGTCGTGGTCGACGACGAAGCGGCCCACGGTGAGGATCAACGACTTCTCGGCCCGCTCGTGAGCGAGTTGCTCGCCGAGGCCGGGTTCCACGTGGACGCCGCTGTCGTGGTCTCGGGCGACGAGGTGGAGATCCGCAACGCGCTCAACACCGCGGTGATCGGCGGTGTGGACCTCGTGGTGTCGGTGGGCGGGGTGGGTGTCGGCGCGCGCGATGTGACGCCGGAGGCCACCGAACCGCTCCTGGATCGACGTCTGCGCGGCATCGAAGAGGCCGTTCGCAGCTCGGGCCTCGCCGCAGGAGCCACCGACGGCGGACTTTCGCGCGGCCTGGTCGGAATCAGCGGCCAGACACTCGTGGTGAATCTGGCCAACTCGCGCGCGGCCGTCCGTGACGGGATGGCGACCGCGGCGCCCCTCGCCAAGTACGTGATCGAGTCGATCAGCGAGTTCTGA